The genome window TGGCAACATGTTGAGGAACTTTTTCAAGAGGAACATTCAAGGGGGTTTCAGCCATATGTTAAACGCTCATTTCGATGCCGGCTCCGGCATCGAAAATCGTTCCAAATTAGACTTCCATGATTTCTTTTTCTTTATGCTGGCCAAGCCTGGCAACCTCTTCCACAAATTTATCGGTCAGTTTTTGCAGATCATCCTCGCCGCGCTTAAGGTCATCCTCGGTGATGAGTTTTTCCTTTTCGTAGTCACGTAGGTCGTTATGCAGGTCGCGGCGGATGTTGCGTACTGCGATCCGCGCTTCTTCAAGACGGTGGTTCATGTGTTTGACCAGTTCGCGGCGGCGCTCTTCATCGAGCGGAGGCAGGTTCAGGTGAATGATCTTTCCGTCAGAATTGGGATTCAGGCCGATATTCGAGGCACGAATCGCCTTTTCGATATCCTTAATGGACGAAGCATCAAAAGGTTTGACCATCAAAGAGCGCGGTTCAGGAACGCTGATGGTCGCAAGCTGCATCAAGGGTGTTGACGTGCCATAGTATTCGACGGGCAGCTTTTCGATCAATGCAGGGCTGGCGCGCCCGGTGCGGATGCCGGCGAGGTCGTCGGCAAGGACTTGGATTGCACCTTTCATGCGGGTTTCAGCATCTTTCAACAGGTCTTTAATTTCGTCGGTGCTCACGATCTTCCTCCTGAAAATGATAACAATGCAAGGATACCTTAAAACGAGAATTTAGGCTATGGGAATGCAAAAATATGAGAGTTTATGCCAAAACTTGAGAGTCCCTCAATGCATGAACAGAAAAAGCAGTCACCCTGATCTGGCAATAAAAGTGGCGGTCTCCTATTTCAGGAAAAACCTAGCACGGCGAATTAGGATGCAACCAGGGTTCCCACATGTTCGCCACGCAAAGCCCCGACCAGGGCTTTTTTGTCCCACAGGTTAAGCACAAGGATCGGAAGGTTATTTTCCATGCAGAGGGTTATGGCGGTGCTGTCCATCACCTCCAGACGGCGGTTGAGGACTTCGATATAACTCAGTTTGTCGAACTTTTTTGCATTCGTGTTCTTCTTCGGGTCGTCATCATAGACACCGTCCACCTTGGTGGCTTTGATGACGACTTGCGCATCTATTTCCGTGGCGCGCAAGGCAGCGGCCGTATCTGTGGAGAAGAACGGGTTGCCCGTCCCTGCGCCAAAGATGACCACACGTCCCTTTTCAAGGTGGCGGATGGCACGCCGGCGGATGTACGGCTCGGCAATGGCGCGCATCTCAATGGCAGACATAACGCGCGTAAAAACTCCCTGCCGTTCAAGCGCATCCATCAACACCATTGCATTCATGACGGTGGCAAGCATGCCCATGTAATCCGCAGTGGAACGATCCATGCCGCGCTCCAAACCCTGCTTACCGCGCCACAGGTTGCCCGCGCCGATGACCACAGC of Anaerolineales bacterium contains these proteins:
- the frr gene encoding ribosome recycling factor — protein: MSTDEIKDLLKDAETRMKGAIQVLADDLAGIRTGRASPALIEKLPVEYYGTSTPLMQLATISVPEPRSLMVKPFDASSIKDIEKAIRASNIGLNPNSDGKIIHLNLPPLDEERRRELVKHMNHRLEEARIAVRNIRRDLHNDLRDYEKEKLITEDDLKRGEDDLQKLTDKFVEEVARLGQHKEKEIMEV
- the pyrH gene encoding UMP kinase produces the protein MAELKYKRILLKLSGEALGGASGFGIDVDEAESIASRIKEVREMGVDVAVVIGAGNLWRGKQGLERGMDRSTADYMGMLATVMNAMVLMDALERQGVFTRVMSAIEMRAIAEPYIRRRAIRHLEKGRVVIFGAGTGNPFFSTDTAAALRATEIDAQVVIKATKVDGVYDDDPKKNTNAKKFDKLSYIEVLNRRLEVMDSTAITLCMENNLPILVLNLWDKKALVGALRGEHVGTLVAS